The following are encoded together in the Proteiniphilum saccharofermentans genome:
- a CDS encoding OmpA family protein, with product MKLRILYMLLAVIWLLLSCDQAKLSVAREQYLRGEYYAASETYRKLYRNISREERAQRGIIAFEMAENYRKLNQSSRALAAYSNAIRYGYPDTIMYFHYARMLHREGNYAGAAEAYRRFLTFRPEDRLALTGLQGVELAVEWSENPTRYVVGRMELFNSNRGEFSPMLSADGGRLYFTSSREEVLGEEKSAITGMKYNDLFRSVKNVHGEWQRPERISSGVNTGYDEGTPSFSPDGEWMYYTFSDINPNRGTTAKIYLSRWVNGRWSEGRPLEIVKDDSLSVFAHPAISPSGRWLYFVSDMPGGHGGKDIWRASVTNNHEILLVENLGPDINTAGDELFPYLRNDITLYFSSDGHPGMGGLDMFVAVDLEWERGKVGRWEGDGLERLVERKTGGQKGQVTGERVDGETWKRGSEVKGRWRVNNLGAPLNSSADDFGITFEPKGEKGFFSSNRNDVRGYDHIYSFVYPEVTAWIEGFVVDPDDEFIPGAVVSVVGSEGSQLRFVTGKEGEYRFKANRDTDYLLMASADGFLNQKQRLSPSSEEKDTLYYVDFEMIPYNKPVILDNIFYDFDSATLRPESKDELGLLIDLLNEHPSVAIELAAHTDRKGSDEYNSDLSLRRAQSVVNYLSAHGINPQRLSAQGFGKTRPVKVSKKMAEQFDFLKEGDLLTEEFIETLTLDQQEIADQINRRTSFEVIDLEFGFH from the coding sequence TTGAAACTTCGTATTTTATATATGCTATTGGCTGTAATATGGCTGCTGCTTTCGTGTGATCAGGCAAAACTGAGTGTCGCACGGGAGCAGTATCTGCGTGGAGAATACTATGCCGCCAGTGAAACCTACAGGAAGCTGTACCGTAATATATCCCGTGAGGAACGTGCACAACGGGGAATCATTGCTTTTGAGATGGCGGAGAACTATCGCAAACTCAATCAGTCCTCCCGTGCATTAGCTGCATACAGCAATGCTATCCGCTACGGCTATCCCGACACCATCATGTACTTTCACTATGCCCGGATGTTACATAGGGAAGGGAACTATGCGGGTGCGGCAGAAGCATATCGCCGATTTCTGACATTCAGACCGGAAGATCGGTTGGCTCTTACCGGATTACAAGGAGTGGAATTGGCTGTAGAGTGGAGTGAAAATCCTACTCGCTATGTCGTAGGGCGGATGGAATTGTTCAATTCTAACCGTGGAGAGTTTAGCCCGATGCTTTCTGCGGATGGGGGCCGGCTCTATTTTACCTCGTCGAGAGAAGAGGTGCTTGGTGAGGAGAAGAGTGCTATTACCGGTATGAAATACAACGACCTTTTTCGTTCAGTCAAAAATGTACATGGAGAGTGGCAAAGGCCTGAACGAATAAGTTCGGGTGTCAATACCGGATATGACGAGGGAACTCCTTCTTTCTCACCGGATGGGGAGTGGATGTATTATACTTTTAGTGATATTAATCCCAATAGGGGGACTACAGCAAAAATCTATCTTTCACGGTGGGTTAACGGTCGGTGGAGTGAAGGCCGGCCTCTTGAAATTGTGAAAGACGATTCATTATCCGTTTTTGCCCATCCGGCGATCTCCCCGTCGGGACGTTGGCTCTACTTTGTCTCTGATATGCCGGGAGGCCATGGGGGTAAAGATATCTGGCGGGCATCGGTCACGAATAATCACGAAATCCTTTTAGTAGAGAACTTGGGGCCGGATATCAATACGGCCGGTGACGAGCTTTTTCCCTATCTGCGTAATGATATCACACTCTATTTCTCTTCCGATGGACATCCCGGGATGGGAGGATTGGATATGTTTGTGGCGGTTGATTTAGAGTGGGAAAGAGGGAAAGTGGGAAGGTGGGAAGGTGATGGACTGGAGAGGCTTGTAGAGAGGAAGACTGGAGGGCAGAAGGGCCAGGTGACGGGGGAACGGGTTGACGGAGAGACTTGGAAACGAGGTAGCGAGGTGAAAGGGAGGTGGCGTGTGAATAACCTGGGAGCGCCTCTCAATTCGTCGGCCGATGATTTTGGCATCACGTTTGAGCCAAAAGGGGAGAAGGGATTTTTCAGTTCTAACCGGAATGATGTAAGAGGATATGATCATATATACTCTTTTGTCTATCCCGAAGTAACTGCCTGGATAGAAGGTTTTGTGGTGGATCCTGACGATGAATTTATTCCGGGTGCTGTTGTGTCTGTGGTGGGAAGTGAGGGATCACAACTCCGTTTTGTGACTGGGAAAGAGGGTGAGTATCGCTTTAAGGCCAATAGGGATACGGATTACCTGCTGATGGCTTCAGCCGATGGCTTCCTCAATCAAAAGCAGAGATTATCCCCCTCTTCTGAGGAAAAGGATACTCTATACTATGTGGATTTTGAGATGATACCTTATAATAAGCCGGTAATACTGGATAATATATTCTATGATTTCGACAGTGCTACATTGCGACCGGAATCAAAAGACGAACTGGGTCTACTGATAGACCTGCTAAACGAACATCCTTCGGTTGCCATTGAACTCGCTGCCCATACTGACCGGAAAGGTTCAGACGAATACAATTCCGATCTCTCCCTGCGTCGTGCACAATCGGTAGTGAACTATCTCTCCGCTCATGGCATCAATCCCCAACGTTTGTCTGCCCAAGGTTTTGGTAAAACCCGGCCGGTGAAAGTGTCGAAAAAAATGGCAGAACAGTTTGATTTCTTGAAAGAGGGTGATTTGTTGACCGAAGAATTTATTGAGACTCTTACGCTTGATCAGCAGGAAATTGCCGATCAGATCAACCGGAGAACATCATTCGAGGTGATTGATCTTGAATTTGGATTTCATTAA
- a CDS encoding DUF4301 family protein, with product MYTQQDLELLREKGITQDQIDTQLNYFATGFPYLSIVSAASVGKGIMKVGEEDEKVYLDAWQDFLNSGKRVTKFVPASGAASRMFKDLFAFWDADYDVPTTPFEKEFFDKIQQFAFFGSLDETCKDLFAKDIATLCQEGRYKDVVSALLDAGGMEYGSLPKGLLLFHKYPEGNRTPVGEHLTEGTYYAKNKTGEVNVHFTVSAEHKEMFELLVAARKLNYEFKLGATFSVSYSIQKPSTDTIAADMSNQPFRNEDGSLLFRPGGHGALIENLNDIDSDVIFIKNIDNVVPDRLKENEARYKRLLAGVLVTMQQRTHAYLNRLESGEATAKELVEMLAFTEDELLISHPGAFASENEMKQYLRRKLDRPFRVCGMVKNQGEPGGGPFIAVNPDGTVSLQILESSQIDKDDPVAMEAFRNGSHFNPVDVVCGVKCNHGNKYNLTKFIDRNTGFISYKSKNGQELKALELPGLWNGAMSDWNTIFVEVPVSTFNPVKTVNDLLRPEHQ from the coding sequence ATGTATACACAACAAGACCTGGAATTACTGCGTGAAAAAGGGATCACTCAGGATCAAATCGATACGCAACTGAATTATTTCGCTACCGGATTTCCTTATCTTTCTATCGTTTCTGCAGCTTCCGTAGGGAAGGGGATCATGAAAGTAGGAGAAGAAGATGAAAAAGTCTACCTGGATGCCTGGCAGGATTTCCTGAATAGTGGAAAGAGAGTGACAAAATTTGTACCGGCTTCCGGGGCTGCCAGCCGTATGTTTAAGGATTTGTTTGCCTTTTGGGATGCTGATTATGATGTGCCGACCACACCGTTTGAGAAGGAATTCTTTGATAAGATACAGCAGTTTGCATTTTTCGGTTCGCTTGATGAGACATGTAAAGATTTATTTGCCAAAGATATCGCGACATTGTGTCAAGAAGGACGATATAAAGATGTAGTTTCTGCATTGCTCGATGCTGGAGGAATGGAATATGGGAGCTTGCCCAAGGGACTGCTTCTTTTCCATAAATATCCTGAGGGGAACCGTACCCCGGTGGGAGAACATCTTACCGAAGGGACATACTATGCCAAGAATAAAACGGGAGAGGTGAACGTGCATTTTACCGTGTCGGCAGAACATAAAGAGATGTTTGAACTGCTGGTGGCAGCCAGGAAATTGAATTACGAATTCAAACTGGGTGCTACCTTCTCGGTGTCGTATAGTATCCAGAAACCGAGTACTGATACTATCGCCGCGGATATGAGTAATCAACCTTTCAGGAATGAAGACGGCTCATTGCTATTTCGTCCCGGTGGCCATGGTGCGCTGATTGAAAACCTGAACGATATCGACTCTGATGTGATTTTTATCAAGAATATCGACAATGTGGTTCCTGACAGGCTGAAAGAGAATGAAGCACGTTATAAAAGGTTGTTGGCAGGTGTTCTTGTCACCATGCAACAACGTACACATGCTTATCTGAACCGGCTGGAATCAGGAGAAGCCACTGCAAAAGAGTTGGTAGAGATGCTGGCTTTTACCGAGGATGAACTCCTGATCTCCCATCCAGGGGCGTTTGCTTCTGAAAATGAGATGAAGCAATATCTGAGGAGAAAACTCGACCGGCCATTCCGTGTTTGTGGAATGGTGAAAAACCAGGGCGAACCGGGTGGAGGGCCTTTTATTGCCGTCAATCCCGACGGAACGGTTTCACTCCAGATATTGGAGAGTTCCCAGATTGACAAGGATGATCCTGTTGCCATGGAGGCATTCAGGAACGGTTCCCATTTTAATCCTGTGGATGTGGTGTGCGGTGTGAAGTGTAATCATGGAAACAAATACAATCTGACAAAATTTATCGATCGGAATACCGGATTTATCTCCTATAAATCGAAAAACGGACAAGAGTTGAAAGCGCTGGAACTGCCCGGATTATGGAATGGAGCTATGAGTGACTGGAACACCATTTTTGTAGAGGTACCCGTTTCCACTTTCAATCCGGTGAAGACCGTGAATGACCTGTTGCGGCCGGAACACCAATAG
- the dnaK gene encoding molecular chaperone DnaK has translation MGKIIGIDLGTTNSCVSVMEGSEPVVIPNNEGKRTTPSVVAFMDNGERKVGDPAKRQAITNPHNTISSIKTFMGETFDQVQKEIGRVPYKVVRGDNNTPRVDINGHLYTPQEISAIILQKMKKTAEDYLGQEVKEAVITVPAYFSDAQRQATKEAGEIAGLTVRRIVNEPTAAALAYGLDKQNKDSKVAVFDLGGGTFDISILELGDGVFEVKSTNGDTHLGGDDFDHRIIDWLADEFMKDEGVDLRKDPMALQRLKEAAEKAKIELSSATSTEINLPYIMPVNGIPKHLVKTLSRAKFEQLIDDLLQKCKQPCLTAMKDAGMSNSDIDEVILVGGSTRIPAVQDMVEKLFGKKPHKGVNPDEVVAIGAAIQGAVLTGEVKDVLLLDVTPLSLGIETLGGVMTKLIDANTTIPTKKSETFSTAADNQPSVQINVLQGERSMARDNKQIGVFNLDGIPPAPRGVPQIEVTFDIDANGILSVSAKDKATGKEQKIRIEASSGLSEDEIKRMKEEAAANAEADRKEKERIDKLNHADSLIFQTEKQLTDLGDKIPADKKAPIEAALTKLKEAHKAQNLEGIDAATTELNTAFQAASQDMYNATNAQAGPQPGANAGSQSQDNNQPNDDNVTDVDFEEVK, from the coding sequence ATGGGAAAAATAATAGGAATAGACTTAGGGACAACCAATTCGTGTGTTTCCGTTATGGAAGGCAGCGAACCCGTTGTAATCCCAAATAATGAAGGAAAACGGACTACACCATCGGTGGTGGCCTTTATGGATAACGGTGAACGTAAGGTAGGTGATCCTGCCAAACGTCAGGCCATTACCAATCCCCACAATACAATTTCTTCCATCAAGACATTCATGGGAGAGACTTTCGACCAGGTACAGAAAGAGATCGGGCGTGTACCTTATAAAGTAGTAAGAGGTGACAACAATACCCCGCGTGTGGATATCAACGGACATCTTTACACGCCACAGGAAATTTCCGCCATCATTTTGCAGAAGATGAAAAAGACCGCCGAAGACTATCTCGGACAGGAAGTAAAAGAAGCAGTAATCACCGTTCCTGCCTACTTTAGCGATGCACAACGCCAGGCTACCAAAGAAGCCGGTGAAATTGCAGGACTCACTGTTCGTCGTATCGTTAACGAGCCGACAGCCGCCGCATTGGCTTACGGACTCGACAAACAGAACAAAGACTCCAAAGTGGCCGTATTCGACCTCGGTGGTGGTACTTTCGATATCTCCATCCTGGAACTGGGTGACGGTGTTTTCGAGGTGAAATCGACCAATGGTGATACCCATCTTGGTGGTGACGACTTCGACCATCGTATCATCGACTGGCTGGCAGACGAGTTTATGAAAGATGAAGGCGTGGATCTCCGCAAAGACCCGATGGCGTTACAACGTCTGAAAGAAGCTGCAGAAAAGGCGAAGATTGAACTCTCAAGTGCGACCAGTACAGAAATCAACCTGCCTTACATCATGCCGGTGAATGGTATTCCAAAACACTTGGTAAAAACCCTTTCACGTGCTAAATTCGAACAGCTGATCGACGACCTGTTGCAGAAATGTAAACAGCCCTGCTTGACAGCGATGAAGGATGCAGGAATGAGCAATTCCGATATCGATGAAGTAATCCTTGTGGGTGGTTCAACCCGTATCCCGGCCGTACAGGATATGGTAGAAAAACTGTTCGGCAAGAAACCGCATAAGGGAGTAAACCCTGATGAAGTGGTTGCTATTGGTGCAGCTATTCAGGGAGCCGTGTTGACAGGAGAAGTAAAAGATGTACTTCTGCTCGACGTAACCCCGCTTTCACTTGGTATTGAAACGCTGGGTGGCGTGATGACAAAGCTGATCGACGCTAACACCACAATCCCGACGAAGAAGAGCGAGACATTCTCGACTGCGGCTGACAACCAACCCTCCGTACAGATCAATGTATTGCAGGGTGAACGCTCCATGGCACGCGACAACAAACAGATCGGCGTATTCAACCTTGACGGTATACCGCCTGCACCGCGTGGAGTACCTCAGATCGAAGTGACCTTCGATATCGATGCCAACGGTATTCTGAGCGTTTCCGCCAAGGACAAGGCTACCGGTAAAGAGCAGAAGATCCGTATCGAAGCCTCTTCAGGACTGAGTGAAGATGAGATCAAACGGATGAAAGAGGAAGCTGCTGCCAATGCCGAAGCCGACAGGAAAGAGAAGGAACGCATCGACAAGCTGAACCATGCGGACTCACTGATCTTCCAGACTGAAAAACAGTTAACGGACTTGGGCGACAAGATACCTGCCGACAAGAAAGCGCCGATTGAAGCAGCCCTCACCAAACTGAAGGAAGCCCACAAAGCGCAGAACCTCGAAGGTATCGACGCTGCCACCACCGAATTGAACACAGCTTTCCAGGCAGCATCACAGGATATGTACAATGCTACCAACGCCCAGGCCGGCCCGCAACCAGGCGCCAACGCAGGATCACAGTCGCAAGATAACAACCAACCGAACGACGACAACGTCACCGACGTAGATTTTGAAGAGGTCAAGTAA
- a CDS encoding 3-keto-disaccharide hydrolase, with protein MKFKRLLPVICLAASSCMIAVSGYAQVTPAEAGSVDGGTLVGRWDITVDQGGKQRPSWLEVEISGFETLVGRFVATGGSARPISKIHFDNGKFNFAIPPQWERSNNDLRVEGTVTKDRIEGIIHEVNGKKHPFTGVPAPRLTGKKDVEWGEPIQLFNGKDLDGWKTSGKKNQWIIKDGVLISPESGSNLISKQEFTDFKLHVEFKYDKNSNSGVYLRGRYEVQILDNAPTDHPNSHSFGGVYGFLTPSEMAAKGPGEWQTYDITLIGRMVTIVANGITIISNQEIPGITGGAIDSNEAEPGPIYFQGDHGPIQFRNIVITPAK; from the coding sequence ATGAAGTTCAAAAGATTATTACCAGTAATATGTTTGGCTGCCAGCAGTTGTATGATTGCCGTTTCCGGTTATGCACAGGTGACCCCGGCGGAAGCCGGTAGTGTGGATGGCGGAACATTGGTGGGCAGATGGGATATCACCGTCGATCAAGGTGGAAAACAGAGACCTTCGTGGTTGGAAGTAGAAATATCGGGTTTTGAAACCCTGGTCGGACGATTTGTCGCGACGGGTGGAAGCGCACGTCCGATTTCCAAAATCCATTTCGACAATGGGAAATTCAATTTCGCCATTCCGCCACAATGGGAGCGAAGCAATAACGATTTACGTGTAGAAGGTACCGTAACGAAAGACCGGATTGAAGGTATCATCCACGAAGTCAATGGGAAGAAACATCCCTTTACGGGTGTTCCGGCACCTCGGCTGACCGGAAAGAAAGATGTGGAATGGGGTGAGCCAATACAATTGTTCAACGGTAAGGATCTGGATGGCTGGAAGACTTCCGGAAAGAAAAATCAGTGGATAATAAAGGATGGAGTGCTGATAAGTCCGGAATCTGGCTCCAACCTGATTTCCAAACAGGAGTTTACCGATTTCAAGTTGCATGTCGAGTTCAAGTACGACAAGAATAGTAATAGCGGGGTTTACCTGCGCGGTCGTTACGAAGTGCAGATCCTCGACAATGCCCCTACTGATCATCCCAACAGCCATTCATTCGGTGGCGTGTACGGATTCCTTACACCAAGTGAAATGGCAGCCAAAGGCCCCGGCGAATGGCAAACATACGACATTACACTGATCGGGCGAATGGTGACGATTGTAGCCAATGGAATCACCATTATCAGTAATCAGGAAATTCCCGGCATAACGGGTGGGGCCATCGACAGTAACGAGGCTGAGCCGGGACCGATTTATTTTCAGGGAGACCATGGCCCCATACAGTTCCGCAATATAGTGATCACACCCGCCAAATAA
- the rpsU gene encoding 30S ribosomal protein S21, with amino-acid sequence MIVVQLKEGENIERALKKFKRKYEKTGVVKELRSRQAFIKPSVQKRKRKQHAVYVQQMQQNEE; translated from the coding sequence ATGATAGTAGTACAATTAAAAGAGGGCGAAAATATTGAAAGGGCCCTGAAGAAATTCAAACGTAAATACGAGAAAACCGGAGTTGTAAAAGAACTGCGTAGCCGTCAGGCATTCATCAAACCTTCGGTACAGAAACGCAAACGTAAACAACACGCCGTTTATGTGCAGCAAATGCAACAAAACGAAGAATAA
- a CDS encoding tyrosine recombinase XerC, protein MWKEKFIQYLRVEKNYSSHTEISYLDDLTQFEDFITEGNSTFDPTRIDSDDIRVWMSHLMEQGIKPRSVNRKLSAVKSFFRYLKKKGVIIQNPAEAVTGPKVAKKLPSFVNDPEMTKVIDDPLGYSDDFRGHRDRFLVELLYLTGMRRAELIALKDTDIDFGACTLRVTGKRNKQRIIPFSNSTKEKLKEYIAARDADIENKSPFLFVKEDGDPLYPKLVYNVIHNHLNSIPTLAKKSPHVLRHSFATEMLNNGAEINAVKELLGHSSLASTEVYTHVTFEELKKAYQYAHPRAKK, encoded by the coding sequence ATGTGGAAAGAAAAATTCATACAATATCTCCGTGTTGAGAAGAACTACTCTTCCCACACGGAGATTTCTTATTTGGATGACCTCACTCAGTTTGAGGATTTTATCACTGAGGGAAACAGCACATTCGATCCAACGCGCATCGATAGCGACGATATCCGTGTATGGATGAGCCATCTCATGGAACAAGGGATAAAACCGCGCTCTGTAAACAGAAAACTCAGTGCGGTAAAATCTTTTTTCCGGTACCTGAAAAAAAAAGGTGTAATCATACAAAATCCTGCCGAAGCGGTCACAGGGCCAAAGGTAGCTAAAAAGCTCCCCTCATTTGTGAATGATCCGGAGATGACAAAAGTGATCGATGATCCACTGGGATATTCCGATGATTTCCGGGGACACCGCGACCGCTTCCTGGTCGAGCTACTCTACCTGACCGGCATGCGCCGGGCGGAACTGATAGCCCTGAAGGATACCGACATAGATTTCGGAGCATGCACATTAAGGGTAACAGGAAAACGCAATAAACAACGTATCATTCCTTTTTCCAATTCCACAAAGGAAAAACTGAAAGAATATATCGCTGCCAGGGATGCAGATATAGAGAACAAATCCCCTTTTCTGTTTGTTAAGGAAGATGGAGACCCCCTATATCCTAAACTTGTATACAATGTCATTCACAATCACCTCAACAGCATCCCGACCTTGGCTAAAAAAAGCCCGCACGTATTGCGCCATTCTTTTGCCACTGAAATGCTGAACAATGGTGCCGAAATCAATGCTGTAAAGGAATTACTGGGGCATTCCAGCCTCGCATCTACAGAAGTCTATACACATGTTACTTTTGAAGAATTGAAAAAAGCATATCAATACGCTCATCCAAGAGCAAAAAAATGA
- the hpf gene encoding ribosome hibernation-promoting factor, HPF/YfiA family, with amino-acid sequence MELTIQSVNFDATDQLKAFVEKKIKKLERFSDDIILAEVILKVVKPETAKNKDAAVKLKLRHSEAFANKIADTFEEAIDLCVVAIEKQIFKTKEKKER; translated from the coding sequence ATGGAACTGACAATTCAATCTGTAAATTTTGACGCTACCGATCAACTCAAAGCGTTTGTGGAGAAAAAAATCAAAAAGCTGGAACGATTCTCCGATGATATCATCCTGGCAGAAGTGATCCTGAAAGTAGTAAAACCGGAGACTGCAAAGAACAAAGATGCAGCCGTAAAATTGAAACTCAGACATAGTGAGGCATTTGCCAACAAAATAGCCGACACCTTCGAAGAAGCTATAGACTTATGCGTTGTGGCAATCGAAAAACAGATTTTCAAAACCAAAGAAAAAAAGGAGAGATAA
- the tuf gene encoding elongation factor Tu, which yields MAKEHFSRTKPHVNIGTIGHVDHGKTTLTAAITTVLAKKGFSEVRSFDSIDNAPEEKERGITINTSHVEYETANRHYAHVDCPGHADYVKNMVTGAAQMDGAIIVVAATDGPMPQTREHILLARQVNVPKLVVFMNKVDLVDDEEMLELVEMEVRELLSFYNFDGDNTPVIQGSALGGLNGDPKWEEKIMELMDAVDAWIPLPPRDVDKPFLMPVEDVFSITGRGTVATGRIETGIIKTGEEVQIIGLGAEGKKSVVTGVEMFRKILDEGQAGDNVGLLLRGIDKDEIKRGMVISHPGKVKPHSKFKAEVYILKKEEGGRHTPFHNKYRPQFYIRTLDVTGEIQLPEGVEMVMPGDNVTIEVDLIYPVACHVGLRFAIREGGRTVGAGQITELID from the coding sequence ATGGCAAAAGAACATTTTTCCCGGACGAAACCGCATGTGAACATCGGTACAATCGGCCACGTTGACCACGGTAAAACCACTTTGACGGCTGCTATCACAACCGTTTTAGCAAAAAAAGGTTTCTCTGAAGTACGTTCGTTCGATTCCATCGACAACGCTCCCGAAGAAAAGGAAAGAGGTATCACCATTAATACTTCTCACGTTGAATATGAAACTGCAAACCGTCACTATGCACACGTTGACTGCCCCGGCCACGCTGACTATGTGAAGAACATGGTTACCGGTGCTGCCCAGATGGACGGTGCTATCATCGTAGTTGCTGCAACCGACGGCCCGATGCCCCAGACACGTGAACACATTCTTTTGGCACGTCAGGTAAACGTTCCCAAGCTGGTTGTCTTCATGAACAAAGTGGACTTGGTAGACGACGAAGAAATGTTGGAACTGGTTGAAATGGAAGTAAGGGAACTTCTTTCATTCTATAATTTCGATGGGGACAATACGCCCGTTATCCAGGGATCTGCTCTCGGTGGATTGAATGGAGACCCCAAATGGGAAGAAAAAATTATGGAGCTGATGGATGCCGTTGACGCATGGATCCCGCTGCCTCCGCGCGATGTGGATAAACCGTTCCTTATGCCGGTAGAAGACGTATTCTCGATCACTGGTCGTGGTACAGTTGCTACAGGCCGTATCGAAACAGGTATCATCAAAACAGGAGAAGAAGTACAGATCATTGGTCTCGGTGCAGAAGGCAAGAAGTCGGTTGTCACCGGAGTGGAAATGTTCCGTAAGATCCTTGACGAAGGACAGGCTGGTGATAACGTAGGTCTGTTGCTCCGTGGTATCGACAAAGACGAAATCAAACGCGGTATGGTGATCTCTCACCCCGGAAAAGTGAAACCTCACTCTAAATTCAAAGCCGAGGTGTATATCCTGAAGAAAGAAGAAGGCGGTCGCCACACTCCTTTCCATAATAAATACCGTCCCCAGTTCTACATCCGTACACTCGACGTAACCGGAGAGATCCAGTTGCCCGAAGGAGTAGAGATGGTAATGCCCGGTGATAACGTAACTATTGAGGTAGACCTGATCTATCCGGTAGCATGTCACGTAGGTCTCCGTTTCGCTATCCGTGAAGGTGGCCGCACAGTAGGTGCCGGACAGATTACTGAGTTAATCGACTAA
- the secE gene encoding preprotein translocase subunit SecE, giving the protein MKKIVAYLSDSYNELVHKVSWPSREELSGSTVIVLIASLIIALIVFGMDSLFEWILKLLYGIL; this is encoded by the coding sequence ATGAAAAAAATAGTTGCATATCTCAGTGATTCCTACAATGAATTGGTTCATAAGGTATCCTGGCCATCCAGAGAAGAACTCTCCGGCAGCACGGTAATTGTATTGATTGCTTCCCTTATAATTGCCCTGATAGTGTTCGGAATGGATTCTCTGTTTGAGTGGATATTAAAGCTTCTCTACGGTATTTTATAA
- the nusG gene encoding transcription termination/antitermination protein NusG, translating into MTDERKKWYVLRSVSGKENKVKEYLESEMKKTDLGKYISQVLIPTEKTYSIRNGKKVMKERAYLPGYVLIEAELTGEVIHELKNINYVAGFLPNTTDPQPLRESEVKRILGTMDELEEAGDEMDTKYYVGESVKVIGGPFSSFSGVVEEVNEERKKLKVMVKIFGRKQLLELGYMQVEKE; encoded by the coding sequence ATGACTGATGAGAGAAAAAAATGGTACGTACTGCGTTCCGTTAGTGGAAAAGAAAATAAAGTCAAAGAGTATCTTGAATCAGAGATGAAGAAGACCGATCTGGGGAAGTATATTTCTCAGGTTCTCATCCCCACAGAAAAGACTTACTCAATACGCAACGGAAAGAAAGTGATGAAAGAACGCGCTTATCTTCCCGGCTATGTGCTTATTGAAGCAGAGCTGACGGGTGAGGTAATTCACGAACTAAAGAATATCAATTATGTTGCCGGCTTTCTACCCAACACAACTGATCCCCAACCTTTGCGGGAGTCGGAAGTAAAACGGATCCTCGGAACGATGGACGAGTTGGAAGAGGCAGGCGACGAAATGGATACCAAATACTACGTAGGCGAAAGCGTGAAAGTGATCGGAGGTCCTTTCAGCAGTTTCTCCGGTGTGGTAGAAGAGGTGAATGAAGAGAGGAAGAAACTCAAGGTGATGGTGAAAATTTTCGGAAGAAAACAACTCCTCGAGTTGGGTTATATGCAAGTAGAGAAAGAATAA
- the rplK gene encoding 50S ribosomal protein L11 codes for MAKEVAGQLKLQIKGGAANPSPPVGPALGSKGINIMEFCKQFNARTQDKAGKVLPVVITYYTDKSFDFIVKTPPVAIQLLEVSKQKGGSAEPNRKKIAEVTWEQVKAIAEEKMPDLNCFTLESAMRMVAGTARSMGIAVKGDFPENITN; via the coding sequence ATGGCTAAAGAAGTTGCCGGACAACTAAAATTACAAATCAAAGGAGGAGCTGCAAACCCATCTCCCCCGGTAGGACCCGCATTGGGTTCCAAAGGGATCAACATTATGGAGTTTTGCAAGCAATTCAATGCCAGAACTCAGGACAAAGCCGGAAAAGTGTTGCCAGTGGTAATCACTTATTATACCGACAAGTCTTTTGATTTTATTGTTAAAACTCCACCGGTTGCGATTCAGCTTTTAGAAGTCAGCAAACAAAAGGGCGGTTCAGCAGAACCTAACCGTAAGAAAATTGCGGAAGTTACCTGGGAACAGGTAAAGGCAATTGCTGAGGAAAAAATGCCCGATTTAAACTGCTTCACACTTGAATCAGCGATGCGGATGGTAGCCGGAACGGCTCGGAGCATGGGTATCGCAGTCAAAGGGGATTTCCCGGAAAATATCACCAATTAA